The following are encoded in a window of Nibricoccus aquaticus genomic DNA:
- the efp gene encoding elongation factor P: MPSANDIRKGQVIKFNGEPHLVMETQHRTPGNLRAFVQIKMRNLRYGKALDQRFASTDTIEVFSTDKRTLEFSYADRGTFAFIDPETFDQIEILETTLGDVKNYLTAGGKVDVLFVDEKPLTVELPSAVNLKVIESADGIKGDTASNVQKPAKVETGLIVHVPLFVKEGEIIRVSTDDGSYLGRA; encoded by the coding sequence ATGCCCTCAGCCAACGACATCCGCAAAGGCCAAGTCATCAAATTTAACGGCGAACCTCACCTCGTCATGGAGACCCAGCACCGCACCCCGGGCAATCTCCGCGCCTTTGTGCAGATCAAGATGCGCAATCTCCGCTACGGCAAAGCTCTCGACCAACGCTTCGCCTCCACCGACACCATCGAGGTTTTCTCGACCGACAAACGCACCCTCGAGTTCAGCTACGCCGACCGCGGCACCTTCGCTTTCATCGACCCCGAGACTTTCGACCAGATCGAGATCCTCGAGACCACCCTCGGCGACGTGAAAAACTACCTCACCGCCGGCGGTAAAGTGGACGTCCTCTTCGTGGACGAAAAACCCCTCACCGTCGAACTCCCCTCCGCCGTTAATCTGAAAGTTATCGAGAGCGCCGACGGCATCAAAGGCGACACCGCCAGCAACGTCCAGAAACCCGCCAAGGTCGAAACCGGCCTCATCGTCCACGTCCCACTCTTCGTCAAAGAAGGCGAGATCATCCGCGTCAGCACCGACGACGGCTCCTACCTCGGCCGCGCCTGA
- a CDS encoding methyl-accepting chemotaxis protein, with amino-acid sequence MTTTFAQTYYARAARWALLGLAAHLPLMAATAWGFGTSLSTAVLVSLAITAGPALLCWLRPDSLLTSASIGAAAIAYSGLMIHLGRGMIEMHFHIFAILAALAGLGRVTPILVAAATAALHHVLFWLYFPSSVFNYDASFQTVLIHASFVVGETVVLIAAALRYRAFIQIQSVITEKLGHAAANITERSRHLSEAGNSLADGASSQAASIEETSASLEEITSMTAQNAARAETSLTLARDARTVADTGAAEMLEMTASMRAIKASSDNISKIIKTIDEIAFQTNLLALNAAVEAARAGEAGAGFAVVADEVRSLAQRSVQAARETAEKIEDSIGKSEHGVAVSQRVGNSLGEIVTKVRQMDAIISEIASGSREQATGVKQVSEAVVQLDHLTQSNAANAEETAANSAELSTQAADLRALVHEILRMTGNEKTSPADDTSSVPAPASTRAPKSKIPLAA; translated from the coding sequence ATGACGACAACCTTCGCCCAGACCTATTACGCCCGCGCCGCTCGCTGGGCCCTGCTCGGCCTCGCCGCCCATCTGCCGCTCATGGCCGCCACCGCCTGGGGCTTCGGCACCAGCCTGTCCACCGCCGTGCTCGTCAGCCTCGCGATCACCGCCGGCCCCGCCCTGCTCTGCTGGCTGCGCCCCGACAGCCTGCTCACCTCCGCTTCCATCGGCGCCGCCGCCATCGCCTACAGCGGCCTCATGATCCACCTCGGCCGCGGCATGATCGAGATGCACTTCCATATCTTCGCCATCCTCGCCGCCCTCGCCGGCCTCGGCCGCGTCACCCCGATCCTCGTCGCAGCCGCCACCGCCGCCCTGCACCACGTCCTCTTCTGGCTCTACTTCCCGTCCAGCGTTTTCAACTACGACGCCTCCTTCCAGACCGTCCTCATCCACGCCAGCTTCGTCGTCGGCGAGACCGTCGTTCTCATCGCCGCCGCGCTCCGCTACCGCGCCTTCATCCAGATCCAAAGCGTCATCACCGAGAAACTCGGCCACGCCGCCGCCAACATCACCGAACGCAGCCGCCACCTCTCCGAAGCGGGTAACTCCCTCGCTGACGGCGCCTCATCCCAGGCCGCCTCCATCGAAGAGACCAGCGCCTCCCTTGAAGAAATCACCAGCATGACCGCGCAAAACGCCGCCCGAGCCGAAACCTCCCTCACCCTCGCCCGCGACGCCCGCACCGTCGCCGATACCGGTGCCGCCGAGATGCTCGAGATGACCGCCTCCATGCGCGCGATCAAAGCCTCCAGCGACAACATCTCTAAAATCATCAAGACCATCGACGAGATCGCATTTCAAACGAACCTTCTCGCCCTCAACGCCGCCGTCGAAGCCGCCCGCGCCGGTGAAGCCGGTGCCGGTTTCGCCGTCGTCGCCGACGAAGTCCGCTCCCTCGCCCAACGCAGCGTCCAGGCCGCGCGCGAAACCGCCGAAAAAATCGAAGACTCCATCGGCAAGAGCGAACACGGCGTCGCCGTCAGCCAGCGCGTCGGCAACTCCCTCGGCGAGATCGTCACCAAAGTCCGCCAGATGGACGCCATCATCAGCGAGATCGCCTCCGGCTCCCGTGAACAGGCCACCGGGGTCAAACAAGTCAGCGAAGCCGTCGTCCAACTCGACCATCTCACCCAGTCCAACGCCGCCAACGCCGAGGAGACCGCCGCCAACTCCGCCGAACTCAGCACCCAGGCCGCAGACCTCCGCGCCCTCGTCCACGAAATCCTCCGCATGACCGGCAACGAGAAAACGTCTCCCGCCGACGACACCTCTTCAGTCCCCGCGCCCGCCTCCACCCGCGCCCCCAAATCCAAAATCCCCCTGGCCGCCTGA
- the pelA gene encoding pectate lyase, protein MHSLRRLTLLLVTSLACMSCLAVAQQPIDWKSLPKDPAVLTSPEALAIADNLLAYQYKSGGWPKNIAMEKNLTDADRAALASRDETKRDGEHTPTIDNGATTSQIRFLAAVFTATGHERHRDAVLRGLDYLFTAQYENGGWPQFFPLRKGYYTHITFNDDATRNVLEILRDTAAAKAPYAFVDEPRRIRATDALARGIACVLRCQIVVDGKPTVWAAQHDETTFAPAPARKFEPACFTSQESAGLVRFLMSLENPSPEIIASVQGAVAWFERTKLSGLRFERVKTPEGRDGIVTPDPAAPPLWARFYELGTERPIFIGRDEVIHYTLSEIERERRGGYAWYDDRPAEILKKYPSWLNRNVKP, encoded by the coding sequence ATGCACTCTCTCCGCCGCCTCACCCTGCTCCTCGTTACCTCGCTCGCCTGCATGAGCTGCCTCGCCGTCGCCCAGCAGCCCATCGATTGGAAATCCCTCCCCAAAGATCCCGCCGTCCTCACCTCCCCTGAGGCCCTCGCCATCGCCGACAACCTCCTCGCTTACCAATACAAGTCCGGCGGCTGGCCCAAAAACATCGCGATGGAAAAAAACCTCACCGATGCCGACCGAGCCGCCCTCGCCTCCCGTGACGAAACAAAACGCGACGGCGAACATACGCCCACCATCGACAACGGCGCCACCACCTCCCAGATCCGTTTCCTCGCCGCCGTATTCACCGCCACCGGCCACGAACGCCATCGTGACGCCGTACTCCGCGGCCTCGATTACCTCTTCACCGCCCAATACGAAAACGGCGGCTGGCCCCAGTTCTTCCCTCTTCGCAAAGGTTACTACACCCACATCACCTTCAACGACGACGCCACCCGCAACGTCCTCGAAATTCTCCGCGACACCGCCGCAGCCAAAGCCCCCTACGCCTTTGTCGACGAACCCCGCCGTATCCGAGCCACCGATGCACTCGCGCGTGGCATCGCCTGCGTCCTCCGCTGCCAGATCGTCGTCGACGGCAAACCCACTGTCTGGGCCGCCCAGCACGACGAAACCACCTTCGCGCCAGCGCCCGCTCGCAAATTCGAACCCGCCTGCTTCACCTCCCAGGAAAGCGCCGGCCTCGTCCGCTTTCTCATGTCGCTCGAAAACCCCTCACCCGAAATCATCGCCTCCGTCCAGGGTGCCGTCGCCTGGTTCGAGCGCACCAAACTCTCCGGCCTCCGCTTCGAACGCGTCAAAACCCCCGAAGGTCGCGACGGCATCGTCACCCCCGACCCCGCCGCCCCGCCCCTCTGGGCCCGCTTCTACGAACTCGGCACCGAGCGTCCCATCTTCATCGGCCGCGACGAAGTCATCCACTACACCCTCTCCGAAATCGAACGCGAACGCCGCGGCGGCTACGCTTGGTACGATGACCGCCCCGCCGAGATCCTCAAAAAATACCCCTCCTGGCTCAACCGGAACGTAAAGCCCTGA
- a CDS encoding MFS transporter yields the protein MQTTQPAPAGSVIGRYRWRICAVLFLATTINYIDRNVFSFTMLDTAFRHQMLGIPESVPLTDADLAVFKEKMSHLDALFKYAYAFGFLLAGYMIDRLGIRRGYTISIAGWSVAAVGHGLVHGMVGMGAVRIGLGLGEAGNFPAAIKTVSEWFPKKERSFATGLFNAGANVGIILTAVCVPWIISHWGWRASFIITGAIGTFVLFWWLAVYRKPEEHPKLSAAELAYIRQDGGATSEKPMKWSQIGRYRATWAFAIPKFMTDAIWWFYLTWLPTFFNENAAFDTKLDLKQVGLPFLIIYLVSDGGSIFFGWLATRFIGLGWSVNKARKVTMLICALCVVPIVFASMTSSIVVAIALISLATAAHQGWSANLFTTVSDQFPRRAVGSVVGIGGLMGGLGGALLAGNVGAIINTGGYVPLFTIAASAYLLALVILHTLSPKLETITIADDPVAKA from the coding sequence ATGCAAACCACCCAACCCGCCCCGGCGGGTTCCGTCATTGGCCGTTACCGCTGGCGTATCTGCGCCGTGCTCTTCCTGGCCACGACCATCAACTATATCGATCGTAACGTTTTTTCGTTCACGATGCTCGATACGGCCTTCCGCCACCAGATGCTCGGCATCCCGGAAAGCGTGCCGCTGACCGATGCCGATCTGGCCGTCTTCAAGGAAAAGATGAGCCACCTGGATGCGCTCTTCAAATACGCCTACGCCTTCGGCTTCCTGCTCGCAGGCTACATGATCGACCGTCTCGGCATCCGTCGCGGCTACACGATCAGCATCGCCGGCTGGAGCGTTGCCGCGGTCGGCCACGGTCTCGTCCACGGCATGGTAGGCATGGGCGCGGTCCGCATCGGACTCGGGCTCGGTGAAGCCGGTAACTTCCCGGCCGCCATTAAAACCGTCTCCGAGTGGTTTCCAAAAAAGGAGCGAAGTTTCGCCACCGGCCTCTTCAACGCCGGCGCCAATGTCGGCATCATCCTCACCGCCGTCTGCGTCCCCTGGATCATTTCCCACTGGGGCTGGCGCGCCAGCTTCATCATCACCGGCGCCATCGGCACCTTCGTCCTCTTCTGGTGGCTCGCCGTCTACCGCAAGCCCGAGGAACACCCCAAACTCTCCGCCGCCGAACTCGCCTACATCCGTCAGGATGGCGGTGCCACCAGCGAGAAGCCGATGAAATGGAGCCAGATCGGCCGCTACCGCGCCACCTGGGCCTTCGCCATCCCGAAGTTCATGACCGACGCCATCTGGTGGTTCTATCTCACCTGGCTGCCCACCTTCTTCAACGAGAACGCCGCCTTCGACACCAAGCTCGACCTCAAACAAGTCGGCCTTCCCTTCCTCATCATCTACCTCGTGTCTGACGGCGGCAGCATCTTCTTCGGCTGGCTCGCGACGCGCTTCATAGGCCTCGGCTGGAGCGTCAACAAAGCCCGCAAAGTCACCATGCTCATCTGCGCGCTCTGCGTCGTTCCGATCGTCTTCGCTTCGATGACCAGCAGCATCGTCGTCGCCATCGCGCTCATCTCGCTCGCCACCGCCGCGCACCAAGGCTGGAGTGCCAACCTGTTCACCACCGTCTCCGACCAGTTCCCCCGTCGCGCCGTCGGCAGCGTCGTCGGCATCGGCGGCCTCATGGGCGGCCTCGGTGGCGCGCTCCTCGCCGGCAACGTCGGCGCGATCATCAACACCGGCGGCTACGTCCCCCTCTTCACCATCGCTGCCTCCGCCTACCTGCTGGCGCTGGTCATCCTCCACACCCTCTCTCCCAAATTGGAGACCATCACCATCGCCGACGACCCCGTCGCCAAAGCCTGA
- a CDS encoding TRAP transporter large permease has product MSAETTILLVMFVGLMFLNVPIAICIGLASVATIATLGDVPTGYVVAQRLSTGIASFPLLAIPFFVLSGVLMGDGGMAKRLMDFATSLVGRFPGGLAYVNTVTCMLFGAVSGSAAAAVSSIGGFMIPQMEEKGYKREFAVALTACSATTGLLIPPSNIMIVFAVVSGNVSVAALFLAGVVPGFLVGLSIMIASFVTVRFLKPAPAKVPDAPTAYSLTPPPPGMIQGFLSALPTLLLVVIVLGGILGGIFSPTEASAIAVAYCLVLAMFFYKEVKAKHLPAILLRSALTTSVVMLLVGASQAMSWVLAYERVPQMVSDAMLTLSANPFMVLLLINVLLLIVGTFMDMTPAVLIFTPIFLPVVIGLGMDPVHFGIVMIANLCIGLCTPPVGTCLFVGCSVGKTTLARVVPSAIPFFIAMAIALLIITYVPWISLTLPRMLGLM; this is encoded by the coding sequence ATGTCCGCTGAAACCACCATTCTCCTCGTGATGTTCGTGGGACTCATGTTCCTAAACGTCCCCATCGCCATCTGCATCGGCCTCGCCAGCGTCGCCACCATCGCGACCCTCGGCGACGTCCCCACCGGCTACGTCGTAGCCCAGCGCCTCTCGACGGGCATCGCCAGTTTTCCGCTCCTCGCAATCCCGTTCTTCGTGCTCTCCGGCGTCCTCATGGGCGACGGCGGCATGGCGAAACGCCTCATGGATTTCGCCACCTCGCTGGTCGGCCGTTTCCCCGGCGGTCTCGCCTATGTGAATACCGTCACTTGCATGCTCTTCGGCGCCGTCTCCGGCTCGGCCGCCGCCGCCGTGTCATCCATCGGCGGCTTCATGATCCCGCAGATGGAAGAGAAGGGCTACAAACGCGAATTCGCCGTCGCCCTCACCGCCTGCTCCGCCACCACCGGCCTGCTCATTCCGCCGAGCAACATCATGATCGTGTTTGCCGTCGTCTCCGGAAACGTCTCCGTCGCCGCGCTCTTCCTCGCCGGTGTCGTCCCCGGTTTCCTCGTCGGCCTTTCCATCATGATCGCGAGCTTTGTGACCGTGCGCTTCCTCAAACCAGCGCCCGCCAAAGTTCCTGACGCTCCCACCGCCTATTCTCTCACGCCTCCACCACCAGGCATGATCCAAGGTTTCCTCAGCGCGCTGCCCACCCTCCTGCTCGTGGTGATCGTCCTCGGCGGTATCCTCGGCGGCATCTTCTCGCCGACCGAAGCCTCCGCCATCGCCGTCGCCTACTGCCTGGTCCTCGCGATGTTCTTCTACAAAGAGGTGAAGGCAAAACACCTCCCCGCAATCCTCCTGCGCAGCGCACTGACGACCTCCGTCGTCATGCTCCTCGTCGGTGCCAGCCAGGCCATGAGCTGGGTTCTCGCCTACGAACGCGTTCCCCAGATGGTCAGCGACGCGATGCTCACGCTCTCGGCCAACCCGTTCATGGTGCTCCTGCTGATCAACGTACTGCTCCTCATTGTCGGCACCTTCATGGACATGACGCCCGCCGTCCTCATCTTCACCCCGATCTTCCTGCCCGTCGTCATCGGCCTCGGCATGGACCCTGTCCACTTCGGCATCGTGATGATCGCCAACCTCTGCATCGGCCTCTGCACGCCGCCCGTCGGCACCTGTTTATTCGTCGGCTGCAGCGTCGGCAAAACGACCCTCGCTCGCGTCGTGCCCTCGGCGATCCCCTTCTTCATCGCGATGGCCATCGCCCTGCTGATCATAACCTACGTGCCTTGGATCTCGCTCACACTGCCCCGGATGCTGGGGCTTATGTAA
- a CDS encoding TRAP transporter small permease produces the protein MNAFSALWQKVVRALEWFTIALFAILVLDVIWGVVSRYVPGIRPSDWTEELAVYLLVWVSLLGGALTYRGYGHLGVDYFVGKLDPSAQRVVAVVVEIAALIFAGFALFYGGSRLVAETLATNQLTPVLQWRIGYLYSAVPISGFFICAFAIEHLIKPNPIAATSSPKEG, from the coding sequence ATGAACGCCTTCTCCGCCCTCTGGCAGAAAGTGGTGCGCGCGCTTGAGTGGTTCACCATCGCTCTCTTCGCCATCCTCGTCCTCGACGTCATCTGGGGCGTCGTCTCCCGCTACGTCCCCGGCATCCGCCCCAGCGATTGGACCGAGGAACTTGCCGTCTATCTTCTCGTCTGGGTTTCGCTCCTGGGCGGCGCCCTCACCTACCGCGGCTACGGCCACCTCGGCGTGGATTACTTCGTCGGCAAACTCGATCCCTCCGCCCAGCGCGTCGTCGCGGTCGTCGTCGAGATCGCCGCGCTCATCTTCGCGGGCTTCGCGCTCTTCTACGGCGGCAGCCGCCTGGTGGCGGAAACACTCGCCACCAACCAGCTCACCCCGGTGCTGCAGTGGCGCATCGGATACCTCTACTCCGCCGTCCCGATCAGCGGCTTCTTCATCTGCGCCTTCGCGATCGAGCACCTGATCAAACCCAACCCCATCGCCGCAACCAGTTCCCCCAAGGAAGGCTGA
- a CDS encoding TRAP transporter substrate-binding protein: MDRKAFSFLFVGLIVGALLSASAFIGFLRAERASASAEGGRNTILKLGHSLDQAHPVHAAMEFMAKRVDELSSGAVKIQVFPNGQLGSEPECIEQCQRGALAMVKTSAGAMEGFVPDMAVFGLPYLFRDEDHYWNVLNGPLGQELLAAGDPIGVHGLCYYDSGSRSFYTVGKPIQTPADVKELKLRVMSSKTARDLIITLGGGPTPIPWGELYTALQQSMVNGAENNPPSFLTSRHYEVAKYFTLNEHTRIPDVIIFSTKIWENLPEQSRKWVQQAADESVVFQRKLWKEKTEEALVTVEKAGVTIYRPEKQPFINATASMYNGLEGRMAELVRRIREVK, encoded by the coding sequence ATGGATAGAAAAGCTTTCTCCTTTCTCTTTGTCGGCCTGATCGTCGGCGCGCTGCTCTCCGCGTCCGCTTTCATCGGATTCCTCCGCGCCGAACGCGCCTCGGCCAGCGCCGAGGGCGGCCGCAACACCATCCTCAAACTGGGTCACTCCCTCGACCAAGCGCATCCTGTTCACGCCGCCATGGAGTTCATGGCCAAGCGCGTGGATGAACTCTCCTCGGGCGCCGTGAAAATCCAGGTATTCCCCAACGGCCAGCTCGGCTCAGAACCCGAGTGCATCGAGCAATGCCAGCGCGGCGCGCTTGCCATGGTCAAAACCTCCGCAGGCGCCATGGAAGGCTTCGTCCCCGACATGGCTGTATTCGGACTTCCCTACCTTTTCCGCGACGAAGACCACTACTGGAACGTCCTCAACGGCCCCCTCGGCCAGGAGCTTCTCGCCGCCGGCGATCCCATCGGCGTCCACGGCCTGTGCTACTACGACTCCGGCAGCCGCAGTTTCTACACCGTCGGCAAACCCATCCAAACCCCCGCCGACGTCAAAGAACTCAAGCTCCGCGTTATGAGCAGCAAGACCGCCCGCGATCTCATCATCACGCTCGGCGGCGGCCCCACCCCGATTCCTTGGGGCGAGCTCTACACCGCCCTCCAGCAAAGTATGGTCAACGGCGCCGAAAACAACCCGCCCAGCTTTCTCACCAGCCGTCACTACGAGGTCGCAAAATACTTCACGCTTAACGAGCACACCCGCATCCCCGACGTCATCATCTTCAGCACCAAGATCTGGGAAAATCTCCCCGAGCAATCCCGCAAATGGGTGCAGCAGGCCGCCGACGAATCCGTCGTTTTCCAGCGCAAACTCTGGAAGGAAAAAACCGAAGAGGCGCTCGTCACCGTCGAGAAAGCCGGCGTAACCATCTACCGCCCCGAGAAACAGCCCTTCATCAACGCCACCGCCTCCATGTACAACGGCCTCGAGGGCCGCATGGCCGAGCTCGTGCGCCGCATCCGCGAAGTCAAATAA
- a CDS encoding glycoside hydrolase family 88 protein — protein MPAAHFTRTLRTAFFTLGALFCAQAAPIAAAQPPATFGDTSPLVWSARLGNSEIARLGTKMAYPAAKWDYANFLFLNSLLSLDTHLGQDRYLPWVKGTIDSFLSADGRTIQHYKLAEYNIDHVAPAKAVFALYHRTKDARYRGTLDVIREHLKTHPRTKEGGFWHKNRYPHQMWLDGLFMGSPFYAEYGRTFNEPAIFDDVAQQIRLVAKQTYDEKTGLFYHAWDESREQSWANKTTGLSPNFWSRAIGWYAMALVDAYDYFPADHKARPEIAAIFKKLADGVIKYQDPATGVWWQVTDQGSRKGNYLEATASSMFVYSIAKAINQGILPRDAYLPAVIKGYDGIIREFIRTDSEGRTKLTRCCKVAGLGYGRDGSFEYYISEPIVDNDAKGTGPFVFAGIELDRLLTINAPASAIPAPTPVSVKIFASTKTPTTSSSSAQPGSPASASNPTASLAHTFADDAARKAWTEEMPAILARIKAPTFPKREFSIVAHGAPTDGKGDSTEAIRKAIEACNAAGGGVVLIPAGTFYTGAVHLKSNVNLHLDEGAKLLFLTDPKLYPTVFTRWEGVECMNFSPLIYAFEQENVAITGKGTIDGQADYSNWWGWVKLDANTKPEVPLARASRNRLMAQANDNSLPNDRVYGPGEYLRPPLIQFYRCKNILIEDVTLLRSPFWVIHPVLSQNITVRGVTIISHGANSDGCDPESCRDILIENTKFDTGDDCIAIKSGRNNDGRRLGIPTENIIIRDSEFKDGHGGVVLGSECSGGIRNVFAENLTMDSPNLDRALRFKNNAVRGGILENVHMRNVQIGQVAESVLTIDLLYEEGAKGAHKAVVRNVSMNNITSTGSPRVMFVRSFPGAEIDDIRIANSTFSGITMTEVLQHTGKITLDNVNIIPAKTARAANSVPPPAAPPAPPK, from the coding sequence ATGCCTGCCGCCCACTTCACCCGCACGCTCCGCACTGCTTTCTTCACACTTGGCGCCCTGTTCTGCGCACAAGCCGCTCCAATTGCCGCAGCTCAGCCGCCCGCCACGTTCGGCGATACCTCTCCACTCGTCTGGTCCGCCCGCCTCGGAAACTCCGAGATCGCCCGCCTCGGCACCAAGATGGCCTACCCCGCCGCCAAGTGGGATTACGCCAACTTTCTCTTCCTCAACTCTCTCCTCAGCCTCGACACACACCTCGGCCAAGATCGCTACCTACCGTGGGTCAAAGGCACCATCGACTCCTTCCTCTCTGCCGACGGCCGCACCATTCAGCACTACAAACTGGCCGAATATAACATCGACCACGTCGCCCCCGCCAAAGCCGTCTTCGCTCTCTACCATCGCACCAAAGACGCCCGCTACCGCGGCACACTCGACGTTATCCGCGAGCACCTGAAAACCCATCCGCGCACCAAGGAAGGCGGCTTCTGGCATAAGAACCGTTACCCGCACCAGATGTGGCTCGACGGTCTTTTCATGGGTTCGCCCTTTTACGCCGAGTATGGACGCACCTTCAACGAGCCCGCCATTTTCGACGACGTTGCCCAGCAAATCCGCCTCGTCGCCAAACAAACCTACGACGAAAAGACCGGCCTCTTCTATCACGCGTGGGACGAATCCCGCGAACAGTCTTGGGCCAATAAAACCACCGGCCTCTCCCCCAATTTCTGGAGCCGCGCCATCGGTTGGTACGCCATGGCCCTCGTCGATGCCTACGATTACTTCCCCGCCGACCACAAAGCCCGCCCCGAGATCGCCGCCATTTTCAAGAAACTCGCCGACGGCGTGATCAAATACCAGGACCCCGCTACCGGCGTGTGGTGGCAGGTCACCGATCAGGGCAGCCGCAAGGGCAACTACCTCGAAGCCACCGCTTCCTCGATGTTCGTTTACTCCATCGCGAAAGCCATCAACCAAGGCATCCTTCCGCGCGACGCTTATCTCCCCGCTGTCATCAAAGGCTACGACGGCATCATCCGCGAATTCATCCGCACCGACTCCGAAGGCCGCACCAAACTCACCCGCTGCTGCAAAGTCGCCGGCCTCGGCTACGGCCGCGACGGCTCCTTCGAATACTACATCAGCGAACCCATCGTGGACAACGACGCCAAAGGCACCGGCCCCTTCGTCTTCGCAGGCATCGAACTCGACCGCCTCCTCACCATCAACGCCCCCGCCTCGGCCATCCCCGCGCCCACGCCCGTCTCGGTAAAAATCTTCGCCTCCACGAAAACACCCACAACTTCCTCGTCCTCCGCCCAACCCGGCTCTCCCGCTTCTGCATCCAACCCCACCGCTTCCCTCGCCCACACCTTCGCCGACGATGCCGCCCGCAAAGCCTGGACCGAAGAAATGCCCGCGATCCTCGCCCGCATCAAAGCCCCGACCTTCCCGAAGCGTGAATTTTCCATCGTCGCCCACGGCGCGCCCACCGACGGCAAAGGCGACTCCACCGAGGCCATCCGCAAGGCCATCGAGGCCTGCAACGCCGCTGGCGGCGGCGTGGTGCTGATTCCCGCAGGCACATTCTACACCGGCGCCGTCCACCTGAAGAGTAACGTCAACCTCCACCTCGACGAAGGCGCCAAGCTCCTCTTCCTCACCGACCCCAAACTCTACCCCACCGTCTTCACGCGCTGGGAAGGCGTCGAGTGCATGAACTTCTCCCCGCTCATCTACGCCTTCGAGCAGGAAAACGTCGCCATCACCGGCAAGGGCACCATCGACGGCCAGGCCGACTACTCCAACTGGTGGGGCTGGGTGAAGCTCGACGCCAACACCAAGCCCGAAGTCCCTCTCGCCCGCGCCAGCCGCAACCGCCTCATGGCCCAGGCCAACGACAACAGCCTCCCCAATGACCGCGTGTACGGCCCAGGCGAATACCTCCGCCCCCCGCTCATCCAGTTCTACCGCTGCAAAAACATCCTCATCGAAGACGTCACCCTGCTCCGCTCGCCGTTCTGGGTCATCCATCCCGTCCTCTCGCAAAACATCACCGTCCGCGGCGTCACCATCATCTCCCACGGCGCCAACTCCGACGGCTGCGACCCCGAATCCTGCCGCGACATCCTCATCGAAAACACCAAGTTCGACACCGGCGACGACTGCATCGCCATCAAGTCCGGCCGCAACAACGACGGCCGCCGCCTCGGCATTCCCACGGAAAACATCATCATCCGTGACTCCGAGTTCAAAGACGGCCACGGCGGCGTTGTGCTCGGCTCCGAATGCTCCGGCGGCATCCGCAACGTCTTCGCCGAGAACCTCACTATGGACAGCCCCAATCTCGACCGCGCCCTCCGCTTCAAGAACAACGCCGTCCGCGGCGGCATCCTGGAAAACGTCCACATGCGCAACGTCCAGATCGGCCAGGTCGCCGAGTCCGTCCTCACCATCGACCTCCTCTACGAAGAAGGTGCGAAAGGCGCGCACAAGGCCGTCGTGCGCAACGTCAGTATGAACAACATCACCAGCACCGGCAGCCCGCGCGTCATGTTCGTCCGCAGCTTCCCCGGCGCCGAGATCGACGACATCCGCATCGCCAACTCCACCTTCTCCGGCATCACCATGACCGAGGTGCTCCAGCACACCGGCAAGATCACCCTGGACAACGTGAACATCATCCCCGCCAAAACCGCCCGCGCCGCCAACTCCGTGCCGCCGCCCGCCGCTCCTCCCGCCCCCCCGAAGTAA